Sequence from the Chloroflexota bacterium genome:
TTCCATTTGCTCGGCGAGGGCGGCTTTGCCGAAAATGACGTCCAGCCGGGCTAAGGTTTCCACGGCCTGCAGCAGGGTGTCGGCGTGGATGGCGACTTCCTGCGAAAGGGCAGCCAGCAGGCGGCGGATTTCCTGCTCGGCGGCGCGTTCCAGTTCCCGCAGGTGATTGTTGATTTCCACGATGGGCAGCGGCTCGACGAACAGGGTCGCGCCCGAAGCCGAGCGGTCGTGGACGATGCCCTTCAGGCGGCCTTTGAATTCGGCTTTCAGGGGGAGCACATAGCGCCCGCCGCGCTGGGTAACGATGGGCTCCTGCAGCATGGGCACAATGGCCGGGTCGCGCACCATGCGTTCCAGGCGGCGGGTAAGGCGCTGGCGGGCTAAGGTCATGTCGGCGCGCAGGCGGGCGAGGGTCGGCGAGGCGCTGTCGGGGATTTCGCCTTCGTCGGTGAGGGTGCGGGCGATAGCGTCAATCAGGCCGATGGGCGGGGGCAGCAGGGCGGCGATGTCGGCCAGGCGGGGGGCTTCGGTTTGCAGGCGCAGCAGGTCGCGGCGCAGGTCGCGGCTGCGGGCGAGGGTGGCCTTGATTTCCAGCAGGGCTTCGGGGGCCAGGGTGATGCCGCGGCGGGCGGCTTCCACATGCGGGCGGATGTCGCGCACGCCCCGCAGGCCAATGCCGGGGTGGGAAGCCAGCAGGGCGCGGGCTTCGGTGGTTTCAGCCTGCAGGGAGCGGGCTTTCCGCAGGCTGGAAGCTGGCTTCAGCGCCAGGGCGCGCTCGCGCCCGGCGGCAAAGGCGGTGTGCTGTGCCAGCCGTTCCAGAATTTTGGGGAATTCAAGGACTTCCAGGGTCTTGACGTCCATTTCAGCACCGAAAAAATGCCCCCGCGTGAGCGGGGGGAGGGGAAATCTACAGGGATTTCACAGATTTGCACCGACGGGGCGGAATAAACCGCTGATTTCGCAGGTTTCGCAGAAAAACTTGACACGGGAACACTTGACACTGAAGCACACGACTCGTCTGCGTCAATCTGTGTAATCTGCGGTTATTTTAGTACGCCCGCGCGAAGTAGAGTTTGTGCTTCGCGGGTTTGCCGCAGTAGATGCACTTCTGCCCTTCGGCGCTTTCGCCTTCCAGCGGAATGCAGCGGGTGGTGGCTTTGGTTTCGGCCTTGATGTGGGCTTCGCATTCGGGGTCGCCGCACCACGGGGCGTAAGCCCAGCCATTCTGCACCACCTCTTTGAACTCCTCGTAGTCCTTCGGCTCGTGGGTGTGGGCTTTGCGGAAGGCCAACGCCCGCTCGTAGAGGCTGTTGTGGATGTCATCGAGCAGTTGGGCGATGGTCTCGGCCAGGCCCTCCTGGGGCACGAAGGTCTTGCCTTCGCGGCCGGGCTTGTCGCGGCGGGCCAGGGCCACGGTGCCCTTGGCGAGGTCGCGGGGGCCGATTTCCACCCGCACGGGCACGCCGCGCAGTTCCCAGTCGTTGAATTTGTAGCCGGGGGTGAGGTTGTCGCGGTCGTCGAGTTTGACGCGGAAGCGGGAAGCCAACTCGCGGCGGATGCGGTCGGCGGCTTCCAGCACTTCGGCGCGCTGGGCGTCGCTCTTGTAAATGGGCACGATGACCACCTGAATGGGGGCTAAGCGCGGCGGCAGCACCAGCCCCTTGTCGTCGCCGTGGGTCATGATGATCGCGCCGATGAAGCGGGTGGAAAGCCCCCACGAGGTGGTCCAGACGTATTGCAGTTCGTTGTTCTTGTCCAGATACTGGATGTTGAAGGCTTTGGCGAAGTTCTGGCCGAGGAAGTGGGAAGTGCCCGCCTGGAGGGCTTTGGTGTCGCCCATCATGGCCTCGATGGTGTAGGAACGCACCGCACCGGCAAACTTTTCGCTTTCGGTCTTCACGCCGGGGACGACGGGCACCGCGGCTTCGTTGATGGCGAAGTCGGTGTAGACATCCAACATGCGGCGGGTTTCCTCTTCCGCCTCTTCGGCGGTGGCGTGGGCGGTGTGGCCTTCCTGCCAGTAGAATTCCAGCGTGCGCAGGAAGAGTTTGGTGCGCAGTTCCCAGCGCACGACGTTGCCCCACTGGTTGATGAGCACCGGCAGGTCGCGCCACGATTTGATCCACTTGGCGTACATGTAGCCGATGATGGTTTCGGAGGTCGGGCGCACGGCCAAA
This genomic interval carries:
- a CDS encoding proline--tRNA ligase — encoded protein: MSNTLPSRSENFAEWYNQLVLKAELADYAPVRGCMVVRPYGWALWENIKDALDKRFKETGHVNAAFPLLIPMSFFEKEKEHVEGFSPELAVVTHGGGEALAEPLAVRPTSETIIGYMYAKWIKSWRDLPVLINQWGNVVRWELRTKLFLRTLEFYWQEGHTAHATAEEAEEETRRMLDVYTDFAINEAAVPVVPGVKTESEKFAGAVRSYTIEAMMGDTKALQAGTSHFLGQNFAKAFNIQYLDKNNELQYVWTTSWGLSTRFIGAIIMTHGDDKGLVLPPRLAPIQVVIVPIYKSDAQRAEVLEAADRIRRELASRFRVKLDDRDNLTPGYKFNDWELRGVPVRVEIGPRDLAKGTVALARRDKPGREGKTFVPQEGLAETIAQLLDDIHNSLYERALAFRKAHTHEPKDYEEFKEVVQNGWAYAPWCGDPECEAHIKAETKATTRCIPLEGESAEGQKCIYCGKPAKHKLYFARAY